A genomic region of Cotesia glomerata isolate CgM1 linkage group LG9, MPM_Cglom_v2.3, whole genome shotgun sequence contains the following coding sequences:
- the LOC123271637 gene encoding uncharacterized protein LOC123271637 has translation MMMKASLLIIAVLGCVSAKVIKIPPTSAPESAEGSVPSRTWSLEIKYNTSPADLNTDFEPPQPWIMKPVGEFSDVNLKNSIRIRVPNNFFQNARDEIYACGNDGSTRYFYLENLEGSSSVFTYPSKITGIVDDSELWEVDTSKRLEGYEGRKSVTYQFFIRPAHSTK, from the exons ATGATGATGAAAGCAAGTCTTCTAATA ATCGCAGTCCTGGGATGCGTGTCCGCTAAAGTGATCAAGATTCCTCCGACTTCTGCTCCAGAAAGTGCAGAAGGTTCAGTGCCTAGTAGAACCTGGAGCCTGGAAATAAAATACAACACATCACCTGCAGATCTAAATACCGACTTTGAGCCACCGCAGCCTTGGATTATGAAGCCCGTTGGGGAGTTCAGTGATGTCAACCTGAAGAACAGCATCAGGATCAGGGTTCCTAATAACTTCTTTCAGAACGCTCGAGATGAAATTTATGCTTGTGGAAATGACGGGTCGACTAGATATTTCTACCTAGAGAATCTTGAAGGCTCTTCTTCTGTGTTTACTTATCCTTCAAAAATTACCGGAATTGTTGATGATTCTGAGCTCTGGGAAGTGGACACATCAAAAAGGCTGGAAGGATACGAAGGTAGGAAGTCGGTCACGTATCAGTTCTTCATTCGGCCAGCACATTCTacgaagtaa
- the LOC123271638 gene encoding uncharacterized protein LOC123271638: MKIYLLFLFVALFATSSNCQFSWYQYPALGMQAPPVGPPVGPPGQLNIQQTYENYNNNPGNPGNQYPGFSRDPFYNPNFQKDPSVPEKKTYKNYNMEANYHVNSNDDPSLIKKPFKSYQASVTVSHFKNEKTYSYGDN; encoded by the exons ATGAAGATCTACCTCTTGTTCTtg TTTGTTGCTTTGTTCGCAACATCTTCGAATTGCCAGTTCTCTTGGTATCAATACCCTGCTTTAGGTATGCAAGCCCCTCCAGTAGGACCTCCAGTAGGACCACCCGGGCAGTTAAACATTCAACAAACTTACGAAAACTACAACAACAACCCAGGAAACCCCGGGAACCAGTACCCTGGTTTCTCAAGAGATCCTTTCTACAATCCGAATTTCCAAAAAGATCCGTCAGTTCCTGAAAAGAAAACATACAAGAATTACAACATGGAAGCTAACTACCATGTGAACTCCAATGATGACCCGAGTCTGATCAAGAAACCGTTCAAATCGTATCAGGCGAGTGTTACAGTCTCTCATTTTAAGAACGAAAAAACTTATTCGTATGGGGATAATTAG